One genomic region from Marmota flaviventris isolate mMarFla1 chromosome 6, mMarFla1.hap1, whole genome shotgun sequence encodes:
- the LOC114082220 gene encoding patr class I histocompatibility antigen, A-2 alpha chain-like, with protein MRVVAPRTLLLLLSGALALTETSVGSHSLMYFRTAMSAPGRGEPRFISVGYVDDTQFVRFDSDAATPRMEPQVRWIEQEGPEYWERETRIAKGNAQYYRVGLNNLRGYYNQSAGGSHTYQSTYGCEVGTEGRLVRGFSEYAYDGADYLVLNEDLRSWTAADLAAQITMHKWEESRAAEHRRAYLEGTCVEWLARYLEKGKETLLRTDPPKTHVTHHPSPEGEGTLRCWALDFYPKEITLTWQREGEDQTQDMELVETRPAGDGNFQKWAAVVVPAGEEQRYTCHVHHEGLPEPLTLRWEPPAQPTIPIVGIVVGLVLLGVVVTGAVVAFVMWKKKNTGVKKGPYVPAACDDSVQGSDVSLNA; from the exons ATGCGGGTGGTGGCACCCAGAACACTGCTCCTGCTGCTCTCAGGGGCCCTGGCCCTGACGGAGACCTCAGTGG GCTCCCACTCCCTGATGTATTTCCGCACCGCCATGTCCGCGCCCGGCCGAGGGGAGCCCCGCTTCATCTCCGTGGGCTACGTGGATGACACGCAGTTCGTGCGCTTCGACAGCGATGCCGCCACACCGAGGATGGAGCCGCAGGTGCGATGGATAGAGCAGGAGGGTCCGGAGTATTGGGAACGGGAGACACGGATTGCCAAGGGAAACGCGCAGTATTACCGAGTGGGCTTGAACAACCTACGCGGCTACTACAACCAGAGCGCGGGCG GCTCTCACACCTACCAGAGCACCTATGGCTGCGAGGTGGGGACGGAGGGGCGCCTAGTCCGAGGGTTCAGTGAGTACGCCTATGATGGTGCGGATTACCTCGTCCTGAACGAGGACCTGCGCTCCTGGACCGCGGCGGACCTGGCGGCTCAGATCACCATGCATAAGTGGGAGGAATCCCGTGCTGCGGAGCACCGCAGGGCCTACCTGGAGGGTACCTGTGTGGAGTGGCTCGCCAGATAcctggagaaagggaaggagacgCTGCTGCGCACAG ATCCTCCAAAGACACATGTGACTCACCACCCTAGCCCTGAAGGAGAGGGCACTCTAAGGTGTTGGGCCCTGGACTTCTACCCTAAGGAGATCACCCTAACTTGGCAACGGGAGGGAGAGGACCAGACCCAGGACATGGAACTGGTGGAGACCAGACCTGCAGGGGATGGAAACTTCCAGAAATGGGCAGCTGTGGTGGTGCCTGCTGGAGAGGAGCAGAGATATACTTGCCATGTGCACCATGAGGGGCTGCCTGAGCCTCTCACCCTGAGATGGG AGCCACCCGCTCAGCCTACCATCCCCATAGTGGGAATTGTTGTTGGCCTGGTCCTCCTTGGAGTTGTTGTCACTGGAGCTGTGGTTGCTTTTGTCatgtggaagaagaaaaacacag GAGTTAAAAAAGGGCCCTATGTTCCAGCTGCCT GTGATGACAGTGTCCAGGGCTCTGATGTGTCTCTTAATGCTTAA